The following is a genomic window from Mus pahari chromosome 1, PAHARI_EIJ_v1.1, whole genome shotgun sequence.
GGGCCCTTCTCCGTGAGCTGGAAGCCCAGGTGCAGGCTGCCTACGGACAGGTAAGGGGCAGGGAGTGTTCTTTTCTAAAGGACCCCAAATCCCAGCTGGCTATAAAACACACCCAGAACCAAGTCCACATACAGGTGACCAGAGTGGTCAGGAGAAGTTAGGGGATCTGTCTGCCATCTCTGTTGACACCGAGGGATCCGTACCCAGAGCTGGCCCTTCATGCATGATGTCAAGCTCTGAATGGATACAGGACTTTGACAGGGGTGCACAGGAACTTCAGACTGGGCCAAGATAAAAGCaagcaggctctctctctctccctgaggaCTTCATCACCCAGTCCCCAGTTGCCACATTGGGAGAGTTGGGAATCCAGCTGGTCCAAGCACTGGGTGCCTACTTCTTCCGGAGGGATCCAAGCCTGCTTCTGAAGGTGCTGATTGGGGGAGATTAGTGTAAGGCTGAGAGAGGggctggttgggggggggggctgttcaGAAGGCCCTCCTGAGGGAAGAGCTGGGAGACTGTGCCTTCCAGGGGGCCTTGGCTCTGagtaaacccacacacacactcacagagatactCAGAGATAATCCCGGATTGGATTAGGGCCCAAGCCCCGGGCCCAGGGCTCCCCGCCTGCCCACCCGCTCCTGATCTTGCCCACAAAACCCCAGCAAAATCCTCTCCAATGCTCCCAGGCTGTCCCTGGAAACAGCAGGGGGCTGGCAGAATCCACAGCATCCTCCCAGGACTTGGGGCCTGGCATGGTTCAGAGACCCATGGGGAACTGTGCCAAGAGGCCCTGGCACCGGGGGTCTAAGGTAGGAAGGTGAAGGGGAGAGACATAAGGCCAGAAACCTGGGTGACTGACGCACTGGGCAGGCAGTACCCAGGGACCTGGAGGTATTGGGTTGGATTAGAGATTGACTCTAGAGGAGATGGAGGGATATCTGTATGCTTTCTTTGAAGGAGACGTTTTCCCCGGACGTCTTGCCTAGTTCTCCCCGGCTAAGCTGATAGGCCAGCTACCCATCCTGTGCAGGCCTGAATCTCTCAGCTTTAACCAGGGTGACCAGAGCTAGAAGCCAGGTCTTGTTCTCCTCAGTGACCTGGCTAAGGCTCTCACCTCTTCTGCACTTTAGTTTACCTAACTGAACAGGTGGGGGTGAACTCTCCCAGCCAGGGATGTTAATGGGTCTTATGTACCTAGAGGTCCCTCCCCCTGTGTCAGGTGCTGGGCTCCAGAGGGAGGAGCAGCTGATGAGGGCCGGAGAGGGGCTACAGGAGACCGGGCATTGCTCCAGCTCATGGCTCACTTTGCCACAGGAACGCTGGCAGTGGCCTGGATCCCCCCTAGGGGGCTCCCGCCCCAGCCCTGGCCCCAGAGCTGAGGAGCAGGAGGGGACACAGGGCTACTCAGTGCTCGGCAGCCTGGTGGGGCCAGCATGCATCTTCCTTCGACCCAGCATCGCGGCTACCCAGCTCGTATGTACAGTTACTCTCCTGCCAGCCGGCTGCTCTGGTCCCATAGCCTCATCACTCCCAAGTAggtgtgaaggccagagaggaCATCAGAGGAAAGACAGCGACCCTAGGGGTGGGGCGGAGGTTGGGGAACTCCCATAGCAGGCATGGAGTTGGGTACGAACCCAAGAAACAGCCACCTGAGAGTTGGGGTGCAGTCCAGTGGCAGAATACTTGCTTATAGCAAACCCAGGGTTACATCTCCAGCACAGCCGAAATAGAAAGGAAATGCTTTCAAGGGGAAGATGCTAGAGAGGTGGGAGAGTCCTCCGGAGAGGGTTGGGGCAAGGCAGACCTGCAGTGACAGTGAGGCCAGCTGGCTTGAGTATGAGGTTCTGTCTGACCCTGGGATCTACCTGGTCAAAAGGAGCTATGTACCTCAGAAGACTGTGGGAACAGGGGTCTTGAGGTCCTATGGCAGATCACAAGGAAAAGGGATCCCTAAGACACCCAGATAGATGAACAGGACTGGGCAGAATCAGGCACAGGCCTTGGGTATGCTGTGGGGTGGACTGGATGAGAAACCCCAAGACAGAAAGAGGGTGCCGAGGCCTAGGCGGGCCAAGGAACTCCTAACCATCTGTGTACTCTGCAGGATCGAGAGCTGAGACCAGAAGAGATCGAAGGTAACGGGTTCAGGGAGGGGGTAGTTGAGgtggagtgtggggtggggattACAAGAAGAGGTTTGGGGCTAGGGCCTCTGCAAGGTCCAGGAGGAGCGAGAAGGACATGGGGACTGGGCAGGGAGAGGTGGCAAATTCTCCCTTCTTTGCCAACCCCTTGGTCTCAGTGACCACACTGGTCAAGGACTGCTTTTATATTTGTCCATCGGGCTGACACTTCCTGGCTGCCCACTGTGGGCCTGGCCCCTTGCTAACCTCGCTAACCAGGTAGTTAAGGCCCCCACCTTCTGGAGATAGCTACAGCTGCAGCTGTGTAGAGCACTCTTAGGAAAACCAATGACTGGGCTGACTAGGAGGAAATGGGCAGGGAACTCTTCCTGGTagcttttctgtctcttctcccctcctgccttctttcccttctttttttaacCACCTAGAACAGACATTGACACATATCAGATGCTTCTTAAACATTTGAtgaaagaacaaaattttaataCCACAGATGCAAAGGCCCTGGGATAACAATTAGGAACAGAGGGTTAACAAGAAGGGACTGGAACAAAGGGGAAAGATGGACTGGCCCCAGCTGGCAGCCAGGAGGGGGCACTCAGGAAAGGACTAACCTCGCTCTGTCTGGCAGAGCTGCAGGTCGCCTTCCAGGAGTTTGACCGAGACCGGGATGGCTACATTGGCTACCGGGAGCTGGGTGCCTGCATGCGGACACTAGGCTACATGCCCACGGAGATGGAGCTCATTGAGATATCACAACAGATCAGTATGTGCTTCAGATTCACCAGAGCCTCATGCCCCAGCCCTGACCCAGCCCTGAGGTAGACGCGTGCGCTGTTCCAAGAGCTCAGGATATAAGTTGTCATTAAAGGGAGAACAGGGAGGATGACACCAATAAAgagactgaagctcagagaggtgaaGTACTTGTCTAGAGTCACACAGCAGAGGCTCAGGGAAACCAAGAACCTGTGTCTTAAGAACCTAGTTgactggtggcacatgcctctagtCCTGacacttggtttgtttgtttgtttgttttatggtttttcgagacagggtttctctgtgtagccctggctgtcctggaactcactctgtagaccaggctggcctcgaactcagaaatccgcctgcctctgcctcccgagtgctgggattaaaggcgtgcgccaccacgccccggctagtcctgacacttgggaggcaggcagatctctcatttcgaggccagcgtggtctacaaagtatgttccaggacagccagggctatgcagagaacccctgtgttgaaaaaccacAAACAGAGCCTAGCTGAGGTGCTGATGGAGCCATCATTGGCACACAGGAAGGACAGTCCATCTAAAGCCATGAAGGAAGGAGCCAGGAGCCAAAGGGAACATAGGTCAGATGCTAGTCTGGGCTCTCTAATGGATGGACCTACCCTCAGGTGGCGGGAAGGTGGATTTTGAAGATTTTGTGGAGCTGATGGGTCCCAAGCTGCTGGCAGAGACAGCAGACATGATTGGCGTGAGGGAGCTTCGAGACGCCTTCCGGGAGGTGCACCTTGGGTGGAAGGGGTGGAGAGGGTGGGTGAGACTGTGGGTCTGCAGGGAGTGAGAGGCTGAGTGGATTCAGAGCTCAGTCAGTGATCCCATGCCACCATCAATGCTACCACAGTTTGACACCAACGGCG
Proteins encoded in this region:
- the Cabp2 gene encoding calcium-binding protein 2 isoform X2 → MALPEGPTDGNLPEGDSSPSSGTAGPSQDPASPTTRRRALLRELEAQVQAAYGQDRELRPEEIEELQVAFQEFDRDRDGYIGYRELGACMRTLGYMPTEMELIEISQQISGGKVDFEDFVELMGPKLLAETADMIGVRELRDAFREFDTNGDGCISLGELRAALKALLGERLSQREVDEILQDIDLNGDGLVDFEEFVRMMSR
- the Cabp2 gene encoding calcium-binding protein 2 isoform X1, whose translation is MVQRPMGNCAKRPWHRGSKERWQWPGSPLGGSRPSPGPRAEEQEGTQGYSVLGSLVGPACIFLRPSIAATQLDRELRPEEIEELQVAFQEFDRDRDGYIGYRELGACMRTLGYMPTEMELIEISQQISGGKVDFEDFVELMGPKLLAETADMIGVRELRDAFREFDTNGDGCISLGELRAALKALLGERLSQREVDEILQDIDLNGDGLVDFEEFVRMMSR
- the Cabp2 gene encoding calcium-binding protein 2 isoform X3, whose protein sequence is MVQRPMGNCAKRPWHRGSKDRELRPEEIEELQVAFQEFDRDRDGYIGYRELGACMRTLGYMPTEMELIEISQQISGGKVDFEDFVELMGPKLLAETADMIGVRELRDAFREFDTNGDGCISLGELRAALKALLGERLSQREVDEILQDIDLNGDGLVDFEEFVRMMSR